ttattttctatttcaatCAATCAGCATGCTTAAAATAACACTCTTTTAGacactctgaaacacacacactgtgctgGAATACCTTATTTAATAccctaattaaataaattaccagTATCCATaaacacaatgcatcacataacggtAGGATGAATGAGTATGCTTCACTAAGGTGAGCTGGCTTGACAACCACCTGTAAAACACAGTCCTGTCATAATTCACCAGACATTTTGTCTATATAACTACTActttcatttatagcacttcattGCAGCTtggctaattattttctttattctcttttCCACCTGGGGATTCTCATCCCGAGGCCCCTAGCGATTATGCTGCGCCATTGATGCATTCCAAGACCTGTGGGGAAATCATGCCAAGGTCTCCATGATCCCCCTGCTGAAAATtccaacttaaaccagcctaggctggttggctggttttagctggtcgaccagcctggttttagaggggttttagccatttccaggctggtttccagccatttccagcctggtcttagctggtcaggctggaaaatgactagctaaatccagctaaaaccagcttgaccagcctggtttaggctggatatagctggttttggctggaatCCCAGCTTGGCtgagctaagaccaggctggaaatggttggaaaccagcctggaagtggccaaaacccctctaaaaccagccaacctgcctaagctggtttaagctgtttttttcggTAAAGTAACTAATACAATGTGCAtactttaaaagagagatctgtggggtgtactcatttatggttagctgagtgtgtgtgtatgtgttttgtgCCCTCCAGAAAggcagtcactcgctgtcttcaagaaacgactaaaaactcaactatttagtctccactttccttccaaatctgcaattgcctctctggctataccactaactgtactcaaaaaaaaaaaaaacacctacattactaatgctttgcttctttacacacctgaaacttgcctacagcacttattcattgttgctcttatagttgtgtaaatggcttccttgtcctcatttgtaagtcgctttggataaaagcgtctgctaaatgactaaatgtaaatatataggtAAAGGTAACagcatcatacacacacacacagaagtaatattagtatttttgtgtttttgtgtggctGTATGGCTCATGTTGCTTATGGTTATATGAAAGCCACTGCCTCATTGCATAACACAAATCGCTACATAAATATTATGGTGTGTGCTGGATTAAACCTGAGGGAACCAGTCTAGAGTTGTATGTTTTCGGTGAATCCAGTAGTTGGCAGAAATGAGCCGATCGCGCGGAGTGCTCAAATACAAGAAGAACACGACATGATTACGTCACTGAGCGACGAGTACATAAACCGCTAGGCGCACGCGGAGAAGTCCTTTCTGTTCAGTAAAAACACGAGGGGAACACGTCTTGACAGGATTCAGAAACAAAAGCTCCGGTAAGCAATAAAGAGCCATACAACAATACAGTCGTTCTGTGATGTGTTGTGATGAAACTTAAACTGAAAATAGCTGGAATTACCGTCAGATGGTTCAGTGGTGATGATCGGTTTTCTGAGCACGCTTAATGTAGAAGAAGTGCCAACGACATTTTGGGCAGTTCCTTAACAATCTTGTTTCTTTTGTAGGTATTTCTCGAGGGCTTCACGAATTAACGTTAATGGTGAGTTGCAAAGAAATAACTACTTATTTTGAGCTCCGTTGATTAAATATGATGAAACCTAAACTGATAATAGCTGGAATTACCGTCAGATTGATCAGTGGTGATAATCGGTTTTCTGACATGAATCAAAAACTGATTAACTTGAGTGGAAAAACGGCCTGCAAAACGTCTAACATTGAGTCTTTTTTTTGCTCCACAGACGGAGATCAACCGCATTTACCTTGGACGTCCGAAGCTGCCGCCTCTTCAGTGAACCTCCGTTTTCATGATACTTGCACTTTTTAAACCTCTTAAACCCAATAAATTTTTTGATTGAATCCAATAGTGTCCTTATTTACACTTTAATGCTATTAAACGTTTTCATGTGGTATAATGTTAAAcaatttaaagtgatttattccTAAATTGTCATATTTTGGGTTTTTGTATGTGGAACTATATGTTGAAGTATTTAGGGGGAGAGAAGCAGCCTGTAAAAATCATAGGTGAAACTAATACCATGGATAACAATGTTTGTTTCCCCTCAACATCCATCTTTAATAGAGAATGAGTTAATACTTGACATGTACTTTGCTGTTTGCATGATGTTCAGTGTgcagatttaaaattaagtaactCAAATCAGGCTtcgagcaggggtgtcaaactattCTAAAAGAGCTGCAGCCCTGCTTAAACGATAACCTGAAGGTTTAAAACCAGCCTCAAGGACTTAATCATATTGATTGGTTATGTTTAATTAGGGTTTAAGCTAAActacagagctgtggccctcaagGAACTGAGCTTGACACCTGTGACTCGTGCAAGTCTGACCAAACTACTGAAATCTTGTATTTGTATGCGTGtgggtatatatatatctatatctatatatatatatctatatatatctatatattgatatatctatatatatatctatatatctatatatatatatatatatatatatatatatatatatatatatatatatatatatatatatatatatatctatatatatctatatctatatatatatatatctatatatatatatatatatctatatatatatatatatatctatatatatatatatatctatatatatatatatatctatatatatatatatatctatatatatatatatatctatatatatatatatatatatatctatatatatatatatatctatatatatatctatatctatatatatatctatatctatatatatatatatatctatatatatatatatatctatatatatatatatatctatatatatatatatatatatatatatatatatctatctatatatatatatatctatatatatatctatatatatatatatatatctatctatatatatatctatatatatatatatctatatatctatatatatatatatctatatatatatatctatatatatatatctatatatatatatatatctatatatatatatctatatatatatatctatatatatatatatctatatatatatatctatatatatatatatatatctatctatatatatatctatctatatatatatctatatatatatatctatatatatatatatatatctatatatatatatctatatatatatatatctatatatatatatatctatatatatctatatatatatatctatatatatatatatatatatagatatatatctatatatatagatatatatctatatctatatatatatatatatctatatatatagatatatatctatatatatatatatctatatatatatctatatatatatatatatatctatatatatctatatatatatatatctatatatatctatatatatatatctatatatatatatatctatatatatatatatatatatatctatctatatatctatctatatatatatatatatctatatatctatatatatctatatatatatatatctatatatatatatccatatatatccatatatatccatatatatgtgtgtatatatacacacacacacacatgcatatatatatatattatacatatatatatatatatatatattatacatatatgaacaattccagcattatggatgacGTTTGCAATAATCTTCAAACATCAATTAACATAGAAAGTTTATGTTAACATATTGAAATGACTTTTTTCcaatatcaatttttttttatattttgggaaaacctaacttttttttcatggcaaggatgacatttgcatggaattgctcattctttcattttcttgtcggcttagtccctttattaatctggggtcgccacagcggaatgaaccgccaacttatccagctagtttttacgcagcggatgcccttccagccgcaacccatctctgggaaacatccacacacacactacggacaatttggccaattcacctgtaccgtatgtctttggactgtgggggaaacccacgcgaaggcagggagaacatgcaaactccacacagaaatgacccagcgaccttcttgctgtgaggcgacagcactacctactgcaccactgccttgcCAGGAATTGCTcctatatacaaaaataaatgatcCCAACTTTGCCATGATTGACATGGATTTATTTAATTCACACAGATGGACAATAATTGAAATTTACAATAAGCTCCATTCACCAACACTTTAAATTGGCTTTGTAAAACATTTGACATCGCAAATCAAATCATTGTGATGTGGGGGGAAAAATAGGTATATCTGAAGGCTAATCCTCTTCCTTTTCAACATATGACTTCGAAGCAAAACGTGCAAGCTGTCGTGCCAGGTACCTCTCTCTGGCTGAACTTACAGTCTGATCACTGCTGCGTTTAGCAAATTTACTAATTTCCTGTTGTGCACCACTACTGTTTTCAGTTTCTTCTACTAGCTTTTCCTCTTTACCATGTTCAGTCTTGCTCTCGCTTGATTTTTCATCCTCCTGGTTCTTCCTCTGACTGTCCACTTTATTGTCTTCTCTTTCCCTGATATCCCGCTCTCCTTTACGTTCCGGTTCTCTGTCCTTCGGGCTTTTGTCTCGTCTCTCTCGATCTCTGTCTTTTGGACTTTTGTCTCTTCTGTCTTTCGGGCTTTTGTCTCGTGTCTCTCGTTCTCTGTCTTTCGGGCTGTTATCTCTTCTGTCTCGTTCTCCTTTGCGgtctctttctctgtctttcGGGCTGTTATCTCTTCTGTCTCGTTCTCCTTTGCGgtctctttctctgtctttcGGGCTGCTGTTTCTTCGGTCTCTTTTACCATGTCTGTCGTCTCTGTCCCGGTCCCTCCTGTCTCGTGCTCTGTCCTCTTCTCTGTCTCGTTCTCTCCTGCGATCACCACCTCTGTCCTCCTTTCTATGACTGTGCTTGTCTTTGTCCCTCatcctctctctttctttttcctttGCTCTGTCCCGGTCTCTGTCTTTATGACTCTTTTCTTTAATCTCCTTTCTCTCTCGTTCCCtctcatcaccatcatcactgtCTGAAAGGGGGGATTTTTGTCTGTATTGGCGTTTTGCGTGGTTGTTGGCGGTGGTTTTAGAGAACGCAGGTTTGACATCCACCTGATCATCATCGCTGTGGGATTCGGCCTCACTCTCTCTACGGTTCGCTGTAGACTCGGGGCTCGGTGACCGTTCTGCTGCTGCACTACTTGTGGCTTTCTCCTCACTAAAACGAAAAAAGTGTGTTCAATTAgtatttagagctgtaatacttatatataaaataacagtgGCTATATTTAAAGTGTGATGGATATCGAGGAAAAAAAGTACACTTCACTAGATATCGGAGTCATTACCAAATAAGAAAAGCTCATAGGAATATTGCTGGGAAGGGTTACATGTAGGCAGTTGTGGCCTACTTTTTAGGGAGTCTGCCAGAGGTTTGATTCTCATCACCAGCAGGAACAcattaggcctgtcatgatatctattttttgtatcagtgattaatttgtaaatttcgaggtcccagaacagatcggggtaaaGGATGAGGTGCCTAAATTAAGCCCTGCGAATTAGGGTTGGGTCGACAGACATcgcaatgctgagccggcatcgcaatcctccgccCCGTCGCAGCAGCCACCCGCTCACGAAAAACACACTTAGACcacatttacactaatacatcttagttttaaaatgacattttaggaTTAAattgatccacgtccacactggcatttaAAAAAAGCTCTACTTCCACAC
The genomic region above belongs to Danio rerio strain Tuebingen ecotype United States chromosome 21, GRCz12tu, whole genome shotgun sequence and contains:
- the nsrp1 gene encoding nuclear speckle splicing regulatory protein 1 (The RefSeq protein has 3 substitutions compared to this genomic sequence) — its product is MATSGKQYGLILPQKRASKSAPLARPSVFGDDSDDETSVGESLQKEAIKKKMMKQTRLEMQKALEEDSTVYEYDNVYDDIQKQRLESNKKLLGGEDKKPKYINQLLRAVEERKKEQERRDERKIQKEREAEGEKFADKEAFVTSAYRQKLKERQEELEREKREAELEAALDVKKQKDLSGFYRHFLNQTVGEEVVPDRSAQSEEKATSSAAAERSPSPESTANRRESEAESHSDDDQVDVKPAFSKTTANNHAKRQYRQKSPLSDSDDGDERERERKEIKEKSHKDRDRDRAKEKERERMRDKDKHSHRKEDRGGDRRRERDREEDRARDRRDRDRDDRHGNRDRRNSSPKDRERDRKGELDRRDNSPKDRERDRKGERDRRDNSPKDRERETRDKSPKDRRGKSPKDRDRERRDKSPKDREPERKGERDIREREDNKVDSQRKNQEDEKSSESKTEHGKEEKLVEETENSSGAQQEISKFAKRSSDQTVSSARERYLARQLARFASKSYVEKEED